Proteins from a genomic interval of Rubinisphaera italica:
- a CDS encoding CHAT domain-containing protein: protein MNSGMLVAQDEVSTPETVGEIARLKDQAYQFEAEGKTLKAIKSMESAERLILSEGLDEELPDVLIFLTTRRIREDQLEAARESALRMYQLDTAKFGKEYWRTRAWESGLKYIDALKKLDDLPRKQVLKADLQLSTVSSFISIGETKVAVDASRSALEVIREHLGEEMTEFSDARGTLGKALYADHQFRKAEPHLRFAIKRYSEIYGPGHPSMTDFIDALSDILGHYSAEEEKAGHLEKALVHQREVIETLLLKGDEWANELIEPRYDFIRLQRLITPIPPAKKQELFSDNFEENTLKLYQTSTELTWNPGTMTASEVTWVRPVASEISTEMRMNFQISGEVTKGRGYFRWGFKLGQNAAVWIGIHRTMTGDSIKDELWVEESQWDGKQWASGVNRTWHIETGTASGLWTTRLDQGLLKIEHNQSEVYYTSLYNNSREPVTAILGNAFQLEGDYDSIEVLGIPRRVFTQDEDHVDQAAEYYIRKEAEPLKKGDYLRAFQLRLISYRYRKAIYGEHHVKHADSVKAIGYLLDVRGDPEGALSFFEEGLEINRRQLGELHPDTAALWNNLAYIHQRLGHPKEAIPMYARSVKIMEITRGEIDELTAQSLSNLGNAIGETGDKALAREYFEKSLAIRIQVLGEEAPKTADSYGLMAQSLVEMGDFKSAITYAEKCLKIHLRTQGDQHPETLKARLIFSIVLHHSERNSEAIENCRHVYNAYRESFGSQNEVTRRAGHELNTFLKSALKKSLDEGKFSEVAKLTSDQLELRTEMYGSEDWKAVNLSNDLMEYQSIAMLPHAKQVQFKNALEQIEKAKQQTDRNQHQLACEFYVAALKGLSETIGQETRYYALMNASYGASLSRVDKFEEAMQAYSESFSILEPLLGKKHPDYSNIEIQLARLYMTRGELDKAHDYLNQGNKRYNFLEGDLSLIKDLSESWQYAASLLARAYEDAGEWEKALELGRNSISVQKSLYGNSHWKTRDAELALQQTQAMQSLDLEALEEVKLAYRLYKDSNTAEKDLNWKKSKDLRKQAYDLLTRHFGVSDPQTTLLQFQMARCCVALDQDQEAQELFSEVAKFRESSHGSTHPETADAFYMQSHAAMKTGDLRTALVAARTSREIQQIADITKTTRYASTLNSMAIICLEMKDYQEATLLFEESGQLLKITSGVNSQVYALSRSNLASLYKIQKDARATDTLVEAIELVRKAFGEDHPEFAVMLEKAASTQESSENWDKAREYYQKSLEINQRVYGTTHTSTLKAKVGLARILAETGNYDEAIRELKEIVGVIADQYGTNHPDYADHCESVAVRLYAIGNSQEALEYQYQALDARAENFAKTASVQSERQQLLLSSQLLNSLHNLLLFEAGMKTDPTRAYERILAWKGAVLVRQMQRRLAVDNEELQPIVEELQQVTRSLAALESVRDDQETRESRRKERKRLISRREELESQLSIQASQLLSNQEQAISVNDLQQHLPENSVLVDYFVYRGSVATATDDGRRLVAFVVPSAGKIQRIELGKADEIEAVIDEWRREIVRGAGGVRGDLRIGSSTKDSSIRSPQTVLRERVWDPVAKYFGNAETVLIAADTFLTRLPFAALPGTNPDRYLIEELQLVYVPAAQMLSHSVDAKNQGQSTDNSLLLVGDVDFAAPGSRENQPTTDQDYPLIASTRSSNHTLHEFSPLPETADEIDVIKQLYLVTEPVERLSILRGSYATEGELRHQVAGRKYVHFATHGFFRSASQEAMKSDADESIINILPGLQSGLALAGANRSSGFSISQLSAGDDGLLTAIEVAELDLKQTEIAVLSACETGLGKIAGGEGLLGLQRAFHLAGADTVVATLWQVDDEATRVLMVEFYKNLWERKLGRLESLRQAQIAMLRGKLHQVASRNDEIKTNSIPPRFWAAFVLSGEW from the coding sequence ATGAATTCCGGAATGCTCGTCGCTCAGGATGAGGTTTCAACGCCGGAGACCGTTGGTGAAATTGCTCGCCTGAAAGATCAAGCGTATCAGTTTGAAGCTGAGGGAAAGACTCTGAAGGCGATTAAGTCCATGGAATCGGCAGAGAGGCTGATCCTCTCGGAAGGTCTTGATGAAGAGTTGCCAGATGTGCTCATTTTTTTGACGACACGTCGGATTCGGGAAGATCAACTCGAAGCCGCACGAGAATCGGCGTTGCGTATGTATCAGCTCGACACTGCCAAATTCGGCAAAGAATACTGGCGTACAAGAGCATGGGAGTCGGGGCTTAAATATATCGATGCTCTCAAAAAACTGGATGATCTTCCCCGTAAGCAGGTTTTGAAAGCAGATCTCCAGCTTTCAACTGTCAGTTCATTTATCTCCATTGGTGAGACGAAAGTTGCAGTCGACGCTTCGCGTTCTGCCCTCGAGGTAATTCGAGAACATCTCGGAGAAGAGATGACAGAATTTTCAGATGCTCGTGGCACACTTGGTAAAGCTCTTTACGCGGATCATCAGTTTCGGAAAGCGGAGCCACATTTGCGGTTTGCGATCAAGCGTTACTCGGAAATTTACGGTCCGGGGCATCCAAGTATGACCGATTTTATTGATGCACTCAGTGATATTCTTGGACATTACTCGGCTGAAGAAGAAAAGGCTGGTCACCTCGAAAAAGCTTTAGTCCATCAACGCGAAGTGATTGAGACGCTGTTACTAAAAGGAGATGAGTGGGCTAACGAATTGATTGAGCCTCGATACGACTTCATTCGCTTGCAAAGATTGATTACCCCGATACCACCCGCAAAAAAACAGGAGCTGTTCTCAGATAATTTCGAGGAAAACACGCTCAAACTCTATCAGACGAGTACAGAACTGACATGGAACCCAGGAACAATGACTGCCTCTGAAGTTACATGGGTAAGGCCAGTTGCTTCTGAAATCAGCACGGAAATGCGAATGAATTTCCAGATCTCTGGCGAGGTGACAAAAGGCCGTGGATATTTTCGCTGGGGATTCAAGCTTGGCCAGAACGCTGCTGTCTGGATCGGAATTCATCGTACGATGACAGGCGATTCTATCAAAGATGAATTGTGGGTTGAAGAATCGCAATGGGATGGAAAGCAATGGGCTTCTGGGGTGAACCGAACCTGGCACATCGAAACTGGAACCGCGAGCGGTCTTTGGACGACACGATTGGATCAGGGACTACTCAAAATCGAACACAATCAGAGCGAGGTCTACTACACATCCCTTTATAACAATTCACGAGAACCCGTGACTGCGATTCTTGGAAACGCTTTTCAACTCGAAGGTGATTATGACTCAATTGAAGTTCTAGGCATTCCACGAAGAGTGTTTACTCAAGATGAAGATCATGTCGATCAAGCTGCCGAATATTATATACGCAAGGAAGCAGAACCACTCAAAAAGGGTGATTACCTGAGAGCCTTTCAATTGAGGCTCATTTCATACCGCTACCGTAAAGCCATTTATGGCGAGCATCACGTTAAGCATGCCGATTCCGTTAAGGCGATTGGATACCTCTTGGATGTCCGGGGAGACCCCGAGGGCGCATTGTCGTTTTTTGAAGAGGGATTGGAAATCAATCGCCGTCAATTGGGAGAGTTGCATCCTGACACAGCTGCACTATGGAACAACCTGGCATACATCCATCAAAGACTCGGACACCCAAAAGAAGCAATTCCGATGTATGCAAGGTCTGTCAAAATAATGGAGATAACTCGAGGCGAAATCGATGAACTCACAGCCCAGTCACTCAGTAACCTTGGAAATGCAATCGGTGAAACAGGCGACAAGGCTTTAGCTCGAGAATATTTCGAAAAATCGCTGGCGATTCGAATTCAGGTGTTAGGTGAAGAAGCCCCCAAAACCGCAGATTCCTATGGGTTAATGGCTCAGTCGCTTGTTGAGATGGGAGATTTCAAGAGCGCGATCACTTACGCAGAGAAATGTTTGAAAATCCACCTGCGAACGCAGGGAGATCAGCATCCCGAGACGCTCAAAGCGAGATTGATCTTCTCAATCGTACTTCATCATAGTGAAAGAAATAGTGAAGCGATCGAGAATTGTAGACACGTTTACAATGCCTATCGAGAATCATTCGGCTCACAAAATGAAGTCACACGGAGAGCAGGACACGAGTTGAACACATTTCTAAAAAGTGCTCTAAAAAAATCGTTAGATGAAGGGAAATTTTCAGAAGTCGCTAAACTCACTAGTGATCAACTTGAACTCCGAACGGAGATGTATGGTTCCGAGGACTGGAAGGCGGTGAATCTCAGCAATGATCTTATGGAGTACCAAAGCATTGCAATGCTTCCTCATGCAAAACAGGTGCAGTTTAAGAATGCCCTGGAACAGATTGAAAAAGCCAAACAACAAACAGATAGGAATCAACATCAACTCGCCTGTGAATTCTACGTTGCCGCGCTAAAAGGTTTGTCTGAAACCATCGGTCAGGAAACTCGCTATTACGCATTAATGAATGCCTCTTATGGAGCCTCGCTTTCCAGAGTCGATAAATTTGAAGAGGCAATGCAGGCTTATTCTGAGTCTTTCAGTATTCTTGAACCGCTGTTAGGAAAGAAACATCCCGATTACAGTAACATTGAAATACAACTTGCCAGACTCTACATGACTCGTGGAGAACTCGACAAAGCTCATGATTATCTCAATCAGGGAAACAAGCGATATAACTTTTTAGAAGGCGACCTGAGTCTGATTAAGGATTTATCGGAATCCTGGCAATATGCGGCCTCTCTCCTTGCCAGGGCATATGAAGATGCCGGCGAATGGGAAAAGGCATTGGAGCTGGGACGAAATTCTATCTCTGTTCAAAAGAGCCTCTATGGAAATTCCCATTGGAAAACAAGAGATGCAGAACTTGCACTGCAGCAAACACAGGCGATGCAGTCTTTAGATCTGGAAGCATTGGAGGAGGTCAAGCTGGCCTATCGATTGTATAAAGATTCGAATACCGCAGAAAAAGATTTGAATTGGAAAAAATCCAAAGACTTACGTAAGCAGGCTTACGATCTGCTAACCAGGCACTTTGGCGTTTCTGATCCTCAAACTACGCTGCTTCAGTTTCAAATGGCTCGGTGTTGTGTCGCTTTAGATCAAGATCAGGAAGCTCAGGAATTGTTTTCAGAAGTGGCCAAATTCCGTGAAAGCTCTCATGGGTCAACTCATCCTGAAACCGCAGATGCTTTTTATATGCAATCTCACGCAGCCATGAAAACTGGTGATTTACGCACCGCATTGGTTGCCGCAAGGACCTCCCGAGAGATTCAACAAATTGCAGACATTACGAAAACGACGCGGTATGCCAGCACCCTCAACTCCATGGCTATCATCTGTCTGGAAATGAAAGACTATCAGGAAGCCACACTTCTGTTTGAAGAATCTGGACAGTTATTGAAGATAACCTCGGGGGTGAATTCTCAAGTCTACGCTCTCTCTCGCAGCAATCTGGCTTCGTTATACAAGATACAGAAGGATGCTCGAGCAACAGACACTTTGGTTGAAGCGATCGAACTTGTGCGCAAAGCGTTCGGCGAAGATCATCCAGAGTTTGCAGTCATGCTCGAAAAGGCAGCTAGCACTCAGGAGTCTTCGGAGAATTGGGATAAAGCCAGAGAGTATTATCAGAAATCTCTGGAGATCAACCAGCGTGTCTATGGTACAACGCATACATCGACATTGAAGGCAAAAGTTGGCTTGGCAAGAATTCTGGCCGAAACCGGAAACTATGATGAAGCGATTCGCGAACTCAAAGAGATCGTCGGGGTAATCGCAGACCAATACGGCACAAATCACCCCGATTATGCGGATCACTGTGAATCAGTGGCGGTTCGTCTCTACGCAATAGGCAATTCACAGGAAGCACTTGAGTATCAGTATCAAGCCCTCGATGCACGTGCTGAAAATTTCGCAAAAACAGCTTCCGTACAATCAGAACGACAGCAACTTCTGCTATCCTCACAACTCTTGAACAGTCTCCACAATCTGCTCCTCTTTGAAGCAGGGATGAAGACAGATCCAACTCGCGCTTATGAAAGAATTCTTGCATGGAAAGGAGCAGTGCTTGTCCGTCAGATGCAACGACGACTGGCAGTTGACAATGAAGAATTGCAACCCATTGTTGAAGAGCTTCAGCAGGTCACAAGATCCCTCGCAGCTCTTGAATCCGTCAGAGATGACCAGGAGACGCGAGAGTCTCGTCGGAAGGAACGAAAACGGTTAATTTCTCGTCGAGAAGAACTCGAATCTCAATTATCAATCCAGGCATCGCAACTGCTGAGCAATCAGGAGCAGGCGATCAGCGTGAATGATCTTCAACAACACCTACCAGAAAACTCGGTACTGGTCGATTATTTCGTCTATCGAGGCAGCGTAGCCACTGCAACAGATGACGGACGCCGTTTGGTTGCCTTTGTAGTCCCCTCCGCGGGAAAGATACAAAGAATCGAACTTGGCAAGGCTGATGAAATCGAAGCCGTAATTGACGAATGGCGTCGCGAAATTGTCCGTGGAGCGGGAGGCGTACGAGGTGACTTGAGAATCGGCTCTTCAACAAAAGACTCATCCATTCGTTCCCCTCAAACCGTTCTTCGCGAACGCGTTTGGGACCCAGTCGCCAAATACTTTGGAAACGCAGAAACGGTTTTGATTGCCGCCGATACATTTTTGACACGTCTACCATTTGCAGCTTTACCCGGAACTAACCCAGATCGCTATTTGATCGAAGAATTGCAGTTGGTTTACGTTCCAGCAGCCCAAATGTTATCTCACTCAGTCGACGCAAAAAATCAAGGTCAATCGACTGATAATTCATTACTTCTCGTGGGAGATGTCGATTTTGCTGCGCCCGGTTCCCGGGAAAACCAGCCTACGACTGATCAAGACTATCCACTGATTGCGTCGACACGGTCTTCAAATCATACGTTGCACGAATTCAGTCCACTCCCCGAAACGGCAGATGAAATCGATGTCATCAAACAACTATACTTAGTCACTGAGCCAGTCGAACGATTAAGTATTCTGAGAGGATCATACGCGACCGAGGGGGAATTGCGTCATCAGGTAGCAGGTCGCAAATACGTGCACTTTGCCACTCACGGTTTTTTTCGATCCGCATCGCAGGAGGCAATGAAGTCCGATGCAGATGAATCAATCATCAACATTCTACCGGGCCTCCAATCTGGACTCGCACTGGCGGGAGCGAATCGATCCAGTGGCTTTTCAATCAGTCAACTCTCCGCTGGAGATGATGGACTCCTGACGGCTATTGAAGTGGCAGAACTTGACCTCAAGCAAACTGAGATAGCAGTTCTTTCCGCATGCGAAACTGGTTTGGGAAAAATCGCAGGTGGAGAAGGTTTGCTCGGCTTGCAGAGAGCGTTTCACCTGGCAGGTGCCGACACTGTCGTCGCTACATTATGGCAGGTTGACGACGAAGCAACACGTGTACTGATGGTCGAATTCTATAAGAATTTATGGGAGAGAAAACTCGGTCGCCTGGAATCTCTCCGGCAGGCTCAGATCGCAATGCTGCGAGGTAAACTTCATCAAGTTGCTTCGCGGAATGATGAGATCAAAACCAATTCGATTCCACCACGATTTTGGGCCGCATTTGTGCTAAGTGGCGAATGGTAA
- a CDS encoding metal-dependent hydrolase family protein yields MDQYIAIENVRIFDGKKHSLQQGSVLVKDNLIEEVTQGKLEKPEGTISIDGGGRILSPGFIATHEHIILAGGLSDQDQPHWGYQGAWAAAFAKKWIDWGFTTIRSAGGADYGTKRAIDEGIIPGPRIYPSGAFLSVTCGHGDWRRYNTLHPKFGGARTPAEILGHTIIADGDADLMAASRENFRYGATQLKVMANGGVSSEYDPLDTFGFTEEELIAVVKVAENFNSYVMAHTYRSDTTQRALRCGIKSIEHGMLCDEETVQMMASEGAYLSTQAAAATILFAEENIPPFFNPDQKRKARMVRDGFGNLVNYAKAHNVKCSFSTDLCLSASAINLIPLEWTARQDYWTPFEILEQATSISADLCELCGPRNPYGKLGVVQKGALADLVVIDGNAHEDITLLSKPHESLKLIMKDGDLHKNELGSSAAPVPKMEKTSARDLLEGLSDEQVHILVEIARRSQQQTV; encoded by the coding sequence ATGGATCAATACATCGCAATAGAAAACGTCAGGATTTTTGATGGAAAGAAGCACTCGCTTCAACAGGGCAGTGTCCTGGTCAAGGACAATCTTATTGAGGAAGTTACTCAGGGCAAGCTGGAGAAACCGGAAGGTACGATCTCCATTGATGGAGGTGGACGAATTCTCTCTCCAGGGTTTATCGCCACCCACGAGCACATCATTCTGGCTGGCGGCCTGAGCGATCAAGACCAACCTCATTGGGGTTATCAAGGAGCCTGGGCGGCCGCCTTCGCGAAAAAGTGGATCGACTGGGGTTTCACCACTATTCGCAGCGCTGGCGGAGCCGACTATGGAACGAAGAGAGCCATAGACGAGGGCATCATCCCCGGGCCTCGCATTTACCCATCCGGAGCGTTCCTGAGTGTGACCTGCGGTCACGGAGACTGGCGCCGCTACAATACTCTTCATCCGAAATTCGGAGGTGCACGCACACCCGCAGAGATTCTGGGTCACACTATCATTGCCGATGGCGACGCGGATCTCATGGCGGCTAGTCGAGAGAACTTTCGCTACGGAGCAACCCAACTAAAAGTCATGGCCAATGGCGGAGTCTCTTCAGAGTACGATCCCCTGGACACGTTTGGTTTCACAGAAGAAGAACTCATTGCTGTTGTCAAGGTCGCTGAAAACTTCAATAGCTACGTGATGGCCCACACCTATCGCTCCGACACTACCCAACGTGCTCTTCGCTGCGGTATCAAGTCCATCGAACACGGTATGTTGTGCGACGAGGAGACCGTTCAGATGATGGCGAGTGAAGGCGCGTATCTATCGACTCAAGCAGCAGCCGCGACCATCCTTTTTGCCGAAGAGAACATTCCTCCATTCTTCAATCCGGACCAAAAGAGAAAGGCTCGTATGGTTCGCGACGGCTTCGGGAACCTTGTGAATTATGCCAAAGCGCACAACGTGAAATGCTCGTTCTCCACAGATCTTTGCTTGAGTGCTTCAGCTATCAATCTGATCCCTTTGGAGTGGACTGCCCGTCAAGACTACTGGACACCGTTCGAGATTCTTGAGCAGGCGACATCCATTTCAGCAGATTTGTGCGAACTGTGCGGCCCTCGTAATCCCTATGGCAAGCTCGGAGTAGTGCAGAAGGGCGCGCTGGCAGATCTGGTGGTGATCGACGGCAATGCTCACGAAGATATCACGTTGCTCTCGAAGCCTCACGAGTCCCTTAAGTTGATCATGAAAGACGGGGACCTTCATAAGAATGAGCTTGGTAGCTCGGCCGCGCCTGTACCTAAGATGGAGAAGACATCGGCTCGAGACCTCCTTGAAG